The DNA segment ACAGTTTGTAGATCGCTTATGCCTTTCTAAAATATTGtcatgtttggtatttgttatttgaTAACCAGATTACATCATTCTCTATGTATGACTTCCCAATTATCTTTTGCAGGTTTTCAGATTCCTTCAACTTTTTGGTTGATTTACCAGCGGAAAATCATATCTGGTGTGACTACTCAGACTTAATGGGACCTCTTTTGGAGACATTCCATAACTTTTTCAGAGATACAAATTCTGTATCACCTCTTAAGCTTTTGTGGAAGCGGGTTTCTCGAGAACTGGGGCATTGCACACAATGTATATGTCAGCATCATCAGGCTCAAGAATATTACAATGTTGAATATGAAACAGATTCTGTTGATCCTCTACTGACAGTATTGCACCGTCTAGACGAAGAGAGGGTAACAGAACATCTTAAAGATATTAATATGCGAATTCGCTGTAAGGAGTATGATCCAGAATCTCATGGGACAGAAGTTGTTAGCGTGATGTTTGAAGTATGTTAACTATAACTTTATCCTTGATAAGCACTTTTGGAACTATTAATTGCATGAATGGTCATTTGCTTCTCTCCTTGCTGCTTCTCGTTAATGTTATCAAAGTTTGCCTAATAATTATCCAAGAGCTATGTTCACATATTTTGACCACTGAACAAGGTTGGCATTGGTATTTGTGGCATTGATTAATAGTCAAGTATAGGTTACCACCTGCTATCTCTAATCGTGCATTGAACTCCATGTAATGAGTCTGTAACATCACATTTCCTCAGTTATGATTTTCTCTCAAGATATGTCCAAAAGTCTTTTGCATGACATTTATTTTACCTGATTTGACATGCAGGTTATGTAGCGTATTTAATattccatttatttatttatttattctatttTTTGGCTTTTTCTTCACGATGCCAACTAGTGAAGTTCCTCCTTTGTTCATTGTAAAGTCATTTTACTATTTTAAATTACATAAATATAATAACTAGTCGTATTTTTCCACTGCAGGTGCTAATgtttcctatcttattggatgacCAATCACTTGTTAATGAGTTTCAGTTCTTTATTGAAGCTGTTGATGAGTCTCATGAAGTTACTCTCTCAAGCAATCAACAGTATCCAGTAATTTTCTTATGAAATTTGTAATTCTTCTTCGCTGCATTGCCGCCTTGTTGTTTCTTTGTCTATTATTTTGATGGGAGTATGTTTCCAtgtcatattttttttaattgcttTTTTACTCAGACAAATGGTTGTCTTCTATAGGGAATATATGCTCTACTTTTTCTTAAAGGTGGGCGGGCAAGGGCAGTTGGATTTCGTCTAGCTGGATGCATGGGGAAACTGAGGTACCTTTTTTGCCCCAATTTTTGAATTATCCATTCAAATTGTTAATTGGTATACTGATGGTCTAGTTAAAGGTTTCTGTTAGCGGAAACATAAGACTGAATGAGGACAGATGGCTACAATATATCTGCATTCCTGATATGGCCATTATTTCAAGCAAAAGCTAATGTGTCTTAGCCTAGTTTTGGGTACAACCATGGAACATAAATGTTTCAGGTGTTTTTTTTTCTGAGAAGTCTAGCTGAAGTAGAAACAATAAAGGACAATCtaagatctttaaaaaaaaaccaaaataagAATATTGATGTGATATACTAGATTATGGATATTGCTGAAAACCTGAATATTCTAGTAACACGTGGAAGGATGGTATTCTATGTAATATGTATACTATGGCTAGTATTTTTAGACAGGCAGCTCAGAGTTATCCTAGACAAAACACATATATTTGCTTGTTAATTACTATCTTTCATGATGGCTAATAATAGATGGAGGATCAACATTCTTACATGCAGTATTGAAGTTTAAACTGCAATAGTATTAGGTAATTTGTGCTTCTTTATGCCCTTGTCTATTAGCTCTCCTATTTGGCATCATAATGAATGTACTGTGTTTTCACCTCGCTATCTGTTCCTTTTTATGCTAGTGACTCACAGTTATCATTTGGAGCTCGTTTCATATAACTTTCTTTATTACAATTTTTTAGGAGAGCAACAGATCTGGAGCCCTTGCAACCTTTGTTGAGGAAATATATTGGCTTTCTTGAAGCAGAGATTTTACCATCAACTTCAGAAGTGTTAAGACCAAGAGTGCAACTTGAGCGCATAAATGTATGGAACGGGATCAAGACATTGTATGTGAATTAATTCTTTGGATACTAAATTAAGGTTCACCTAGATTTCTTACCTGTTGTCAAAGACACAAATATGTtgttatgatttctttttgaTGTGGAACCATTTAACGTATTGCACCTAACTGTAGACTTGGCTTTCTTGAGGCGGAAGCACTTGAAGATGGGATATTGGAGAAATATCCTGTTTTTCTGAGTTTTGTACTAAACCATGTCAGTGATGACACACCTGAATTCTCTTTTGCTGTTGCTTGTCTTAGGACATTATTTGAAATGCTTGGTGAGTGTTCGATTTTTTTCACGTTTAGTAACTTATCAGCTTGAGAAAGTAATTTGACTTATTTTTATATCTAGGATGTAAGCTATGGTTGAGAACAACATTATCACCCAGTATGATGCGCAACACGCTTTTGGGACAGTGCTTTCACACTCTCAATGAGAAAAGTCATAAAGATATATTTGATCTTTTTCTACCATTTTTGCAGGCTTGTCCATCTGTCATCCTTATATAAACGTTTAATTTCTAACAagcttcttcattttttttagttatttcagtTTACTAATGCTTATTTTAAAATTCTTACTCCAGTCTCTTGAATCTTTGCAAGATGGTGAACATGAAAAGCaacgaagacattttctttattttctccttCATCAAGTAACTCAAAGTAGAAACTTCAGCAATTTAATGCGAAAAAATGCTTGTAAGGTTAGCCGATCTATAAGATGGATGTGATTGTATTCGTTTTTTGTTGCATACATTCAATTATTTGTTCTAACATATTTATCATTCTTATTCATattagttgttttttttttttttccagattGCACTTCTCATCATCCAACGTGGCTATTCAATGAATCCTCCATGCCCACCTTTTGAATGTGCTCACATGTGGTAAGCAATTataaaaaactaaaaattatgtttctttgttgggttaagatccattttagcTTTTGTGGTTTTGGCTATGGACctctaaaaatatataatataaataataaatataattatttaaaatttaaaataaaaatatattattaaattaaaaaaatctaagatataaaatcaaaataatacattattaatctaataaatacaaatactattattagtatactgttaacagtatacaaaaGGAGAAGGAGTGTAAGgaggtgctgactgagaaaagaggaagcgacagcggcagcgggagcgggagcgtaaGGAGGCAGCGGGAACGGCGACAGCGGCAACGGAAGTGGTGAGCGGCGACAACGGTAATGgtagcgagcagcgggagtggcagcggcaacgatcagggttagggttgggcagcgacagctgatatcggtgcttaagttggttcgattgaaccaactaaagcaccggagactgaACCAAActtaaaacgctggttcggtcgcctggtttaacccaggtgctcgtccgaagcgcccagcgcttgggctcgggcgagcacccaagcggcgcctctttgaagcgcgacgcctggaagtgaagtgaggcgctcgggcctcgcctcgcctcgcccgagcgcctaggtgagcgcctgagtgcctttttaaatcactggttttatATAAAATGCAAGATATGAAATGCATTCCGAAACATCTTTGAATGCTAGCATATAGGAGCTTGCTTTTAAGGACACCCATATTTGTTCCATCTGTGTTAGTTGCTAGTTTCTTTAATAGGTTTTTCTACTgcataaagaaaataaatattgtAACAATAATACCATTTTACTTATGTTTAATTCACTCTGACGACTAGTCTCCTATTTGTTTGACAGGGGTCCATCTTTGGTCGGCTCATTAAAGGATTCATCTCTTCATAGTTCTTTGCGTCAGCCAGCATTTGATCTCATCAATACCATTATAATTTCTGATGCCTCTGCTTTGATGTCTTTAAAATCAAAGTTCAATGATGCTTTCCACATTCGTGCAAACGTCCCACAAATATCGCTTGATGATGAAGATGATCAACTATTTTCTTATGATGTTGAAGAGAAGGATAATAGCTGTTGGAGTGAATTTGGTGTCCAGAACAAGCTTACCTCTCTTGTATGTGCAGAATGGGCTTGTATTCCCATGTTATGGTTTGAAGCTTTAACTAAAGTAGACCCCTCTATGCTTCCTATATCTTTTTCCAAGGCTGTTTTCTGGGCTTTATCTCATATTTCATTATTAGAGTTTGGTTCCATCATAGAATTCTCATCCTCCATTGAAGAGTTCCTGTCATTAAATGCTAGAGAAATTTTGTCATCATTTGGGTGGGAAATCCCTACTGGATCAGATGATGGTGGTGATGGAAAGGAGTCCAGAAACTCTGTTAGGGCATCATCCATGGCTTCTTTCCTAACAAAAACACTCAAGAGGTTTTACCAATGCCTTCTACCATGAGAGTTTCATTACCAGCTTTGTTAATAATATTCTAATTGTGTGCCTTTGAAATAAAGTTTCTGCTTATTGATTTCTTTTTTTGATCTACCTGGATTTTCTTTATGTTCAGCACCCAGTAATTTCTGAAACTTGACCTAGGCTTGCTGCCCACTTCGTATTGCAAATCGAGCAACATGAACTTCAGAAGCAGTGGACATGGGAACCAAGAATGGCAGAGAGCTTGATACTTTTGATTATAGATCCTGATGATGTAAGGATTTAAACTTTTCCTTTTAATTTCTGTGAGTGGTTCATTCATTAGGCTACTAGAGGTACATTTTAAGTTGAGGCATGCTGGTTCTGTGCTGGCATATTTATGATGGTTAGCACAGATCGGCATGAGGTGTGTGCCAACTGGTAGGGGCTCAATGCCTGGCAGGTGCTATTTTTGGCTCTTTTTTAAAGTTACCTTGGTGATACAGTATGTGtttcttgaatggaccatcacctAATCCATAATCAGAAGCTAGCAAATGAAACAAGGAAAAAACAATGGAAATTTATATGTTTTCAGAGTATTAACCAAATCTGTTAACATTTACATTTTGTTTCAGAGCATAAGACAAGCTGATAGAGTGATCCTGGAACATGTTTCAAGGACACGGGGTCTGACTTCTGGACTTCAGTTTCTTTGCTCTAGTGCATCTTCTCTGTCTGCTATGTTTTCAGGGTTGAGATATGCATTACAACAGGTAAGCTCTGAAACACAGATTTTTAGATAGTGGTACTGAAATTCCAGTTCAAATTGAATAGTCACTCCCATATTCTATATATTATAGCTTATTGGTTTATTTTCTTTGGTCTTCTTCAGTCATCCTAGTGTAACTTTACTCTCACTTATTGTTGTTCTTCCTTGTTGTTAACACAACTCTTGccttaaaaaataaagaaattagaCTAATCCGTATGAGTGTATATTGTATATTCTCTCCAAACTACAGGAGTGGTACTTTATAGCCAAGCAGAATGACTATTTATTCCACCAATAAAAAAATACTGAATGATTCTGGTAGTGGAACATGCAGGGTCCACTTTATGGGTGAATGACTAGTGATAAGTGTCAATATCAGAGTAAGTTATCATGTGTGCTTGCAATATCTTGAAAAAAATTCAAAGTTTGACGGGATTTTGATGTAAAAattttgatagaactttgaaaataacaaTCAAAGTACTGTTATtattcaaaattgtcaattcctttTCGGAAACGAGAATTTTCTACCGAAGTTTTATATAAACCTGGATCAGTGTGGCTATCAGTGACTTATATGATGTAGGCTTGTTAATCTGGGAACTGCACCTAGCATACTGAGAATTGATGAATTCGGACCAGTTAGGATCTGATCTTATTTAATTCAGCATGATTCATGAAATATTTCTTTCTTCggggatgaaaaaaaaaaacagaacctGCAACAGAAGCAATTTTaaaaatggtaaaaaaaaaagaaacagcacAGATGACACTTGACAGATATCATATGTTGTCTGCACTAATTACAATTCTAAGAATCTGTTCATGGGTAGCCTGGATCTTGGAGGTTAGAAATGGGTTATTTTTTTCTGGATCCCACGTCACCAGGAAGATTTTCTATTTCACAGATTTCTTTTGCCTTTTATTGCATATGCAGGAACCCCTGGGCAAGGGTGTATGAGTTGCATTTGCTTGAGATGATTGATACTAGGATAGAGAATACCTAATTCCATGGAGGCAATTGATTGCCTGCCCTAAGTATACGCTGGAGTATCTATTCtgatgagtattttatgcatgtAAAAAATCTTTAATTATATTTCTTTTCTAATGTTCTGGATAAATATTGGTTACCTGTTATTGAAGAGTTGGAGAGGAGGTGATTGTTGGGTGCAGTCCTCAGGCAGTTATGTTATCTACAGGAAAGTGTAGTCCACTGGTGTTTTGAACAAACTAATGCATTAAGACCGTCCAATTGTGTTTGAGTTTTGTAATTTTTCTTGTTTGATGTTGGACTCTCTTTTCATTCACATGATTTATTTCTTTGTTAGCTCTCTGATAGTGGTATCAGATTCCTGTAGGACAGATTTATTTCTTAAATAGTACTCTGTTCTGCATGACGTATCTTTAATTTATTTGTTTGATGATAAACACTTGTCTCTTTTTATCCTCACACTTATAACTAGTGTTTAATATCTCATGATTGCTCTTATACCTTTTGCCAATTTTGTAAAACAGTATCAAGGATATGCTTCTTTAGACTGTATTGTAACTCTATCTTGTATAACAATTTAAGTTCTAGAGTTCAAACTTTTTTTTGGGTCATTTCCTCTGATTTTGCTCTTTTTGTCCTGTTTATTTTGTTGACGGCCTACAATGATGCTCTGTGAATGATCTGCTTAGCTCCAAAGGGGAAAAGCTTTTCAGTTTTTGTAAACTCCTTTATTCATATGTTCAATCTCAGGTACCGGTTCATTTGCTCGTGACAAATTTTCATAATCTTCACCACTTATTTTTCATCCTGCGCAAAGTTTTAAAGGAAGTGGTTACTTCTGATAAAAAATCAGTTAAAATGGATACAAAATCTACAAATCCTTTATTCGAGGGGGGCTTTTTGCATCAACCCTATTTTGAAAATTTGCCAGACCGACCACCTGGAAGCTCAGGAACCATAGTGGATATGAAATCTTGGGAGAAGTTTAGTTGCTTTCTATCAGCAGTTGTATGGCCAACAATTGTACAATGTCTAGAGGAAGGAAAGGAGCTTGTCAATAGCAAAAATTGTCAGGTATGACCGTAGGATAAATCTGTTATTGTTGTTATTTCATGTCTACAATTCTAACTTGTTTGACTTTTTTCAATCGTCTGTTATTGAGGTGGCACGAGATGTGGTTGTCCATGATAGTGGAAGAAATAAGCtgcattttaattattttattttgatttttgtgGCTTTTATGTGGATACTTTAAATTCAGTATACATTcttcatcttttatttttttgttgcagATGACATGTGTTCGATTGCTTGAGACTCTTCCTGTTGTTTATGAAAAACTCAGCTTCTCATTATCTGAGTTGTCTGGCAATCTAGCATGCTTTACCCATGATATATTTGACTTAAAGTGGTTCTTGCGTTTGGTGGAGTGGGGGAGATCTTCTCTCATTGTTGTTAGTAGACACTGGAAGCAGTGCATTCTTTCTCTGGTGAACTATTTAAAAAGTTCACACACAATTAAGACATCTTGCAATCTTGGTGCTATTGAAGCAATTGTGTCGCATGGTTAGATTTTAATTTGGGTTACTCATTCACCTTATCCCCAACCCCCCAAATTGTGTGACACTTGCTTGTTCTTCTTTTACAGATACTGTAGCAGTTGATAAGCTGAAGGAGAAGGTGCTTCAACTTAAGATATCATTGGCTGAAGATGTTGTTCAATTTTATGATCAGAAAGTCCTGCGGCCAAAAACATTACTTTCTGAGCCTTCGTATGTGAAGAAAAGTTCTGTTTCAGAGACTTATGTCTGTAATGATCAAGTTTGCAGTGGGGCGACATTTCCACCTCAAACAATTGGGAACCAAGATGTTATTATTCTTTCagatgatgaaatagaaaagaaGGTTTCCCGTGACTTAGTTATTACAGGGGCCTTACCAGATAACCATTTAGACAGTACTTGCCTGTCAGAAGATGGATTGAAGAATGTTCCATCATTAAAATCTTCTGGGAACTCTCAGGTTCCTTCTCAAAGGGCAAATAAGGATGTGGTTATCAATAGCAGTGTGTCTTCGATGGTTGAGTCAGCTGTctgtgaaggcacaagtagtatgATTCTTCCAAAGAGCATAGAAACAGATGGAGTAAGTCAGTCATGTAATACAAGTGACATCGTCTCATCACTTAAAAAAGCCAAGTTATCTAGCCAACCTTTTCTTCATCAATTATCTTCTCAAAATTACTCTTCGGAACTAAGAAAAGATGATGCTGTCATCAAGGAGTTGATTCGTCAAGATGATGATGTCTTAGAGCGTGCCCTTGATAGATCTAGGCATGCAAAATTGCTGCCAGCAAAGCACAGCATCTCTGTACCTAAAAGGCAAATCGTTCAGCTTCAGTtgcctacaaaaaataaatttggttCTCTTAATAAGACAGACTTGGGGGCTAGAAGACTTAAACCTCCAAAATTAGATGACTGGTATAGACCCATCTTAGAATTGGACTATTTTGTTCTTGTGGGATTAACCACTGATAATGAAGATGGAAAATCTGCTTTAACCAATTTAAGAGAGATACCTTTATGTTTTCAATCATCAAGCCATTATGTTGAGATTTTCCGGCCATTGGTATTGGAAGAATTTAAAGCCCAATTACATAGTTCATATATTGAAAATTCTGGGGATGACATGTCCTGTAGCAGCATATGCTTACTTTCAGTTGAAAGGGTAGATGATTTTCATCTGATTCGTGGCTGCCTTGATGGCACTGACACTGTTGCATCAAGAGTATGTGCTGAAAATGACTTAGTTTTGCTAACAAAGGAACCCCTACAAAATGCAGCCCAACATGTGCATGTACTTGGAAAGGTATTATTTGGATTTGCTCTTTTACTATGATAATTAAGTTTTATGCCTAACAGGGTCTTGTAATTTGTTGGTTTCTATCTTAGGTGGAGAGGCGTGAGAAAAGTGATAAAAGTCGATCAATAGTTCTTGTAATCAGGTTATATCTTCCAAGTAGTTCTTCACGCTTTAACAAAGCAAGAAGGCTACTTACAGAACGAAGTAAATGGTTTTCAAGTCGGATCATGAGTATGACCCCTCAACTTCGGGAGTTTCAGGCTCTTTCCTCACTACATGACATCCCTATGCTTCCAATCATCCTAAATCCAGTCAATCATTCTGCTGGACATCTTGCATCTAAGAAGGTTCAACTGGATAAGCTTTCTCGGTACATGCAGAAAATGTTTATATCATCATATAATGGCAGTCAGATTCAAGCTATTAGCACTGCCATTGGGTCATCGGAACCCAAGAAGACCTTAGAACTTTCCCTCATACAGGGTCCTCCAGGTTTGAAAATTTCCATCTCTATTGATGTCAACAAAGTTGCACTTGTTAGAATAATTTGCACTATACAGTTTAAAGTTTTACTATGCAGGAACTGGCAAAACTAGAACTATTGTTGCTATAGTAAGTGCATGGCTTGCTTtacaaaaagttcataagagccaTTGTTTTAAAACTCCAAGCGCTCATTCAATACATGACAAGAATGAATCTAGTCATTCAAAAGGACTTATTAGTCAGTCTGCTGCATTGGCAAGAGCTTGGCAGGATGCAGCCTTTGCTAAACAACTGATGAAGGATGCAGAAAAAGATTCTTCTGTACCAACAGAACGTCCTTCACGAGGAAGAATTCTTATCTGTGCGCAGTCAAATGCTGCTGTCGATGAATTGGTATCCAGAATCAGTGAGGGACTTTATGGGAGTGATGGGAAGGTATTCAAATCTTATCTAGTGCGGGTTGGAAATTCAAGAACAGTTCATCCTCGTTCACTACCCTTTTTCATTGATACACTTGTTGAACAACGTTTGGCAGAAGAAATGAACAACCAAATCAGCGGAAAAAATGATAAAGATGTAGAATCTTCTAGTTCACTTCGTGCAAAACTTGAAAAGGTTGTAGACAGTATAAGATTATATGAATCTAAGCGTGCTAAAATAGAAGAAAATGAAATGAATACCAGCAGTTCAATCAATAACAAGCCTTCCCAGAAAGGTGATCCACTAGAAATTTCTGATGCTGCAATCGGTGCAAAGCTCAATATTTTGTATGGACAGAAGAAGGCAATTTGTGCTGATCTTGCGACTGCTCAGGCCCGAGAAAGGAAAGTTTCTGAGGAAAGTAGGTCCCTCAGGCATAAAATTCGAAAATCTATCCTCAAGGAGGCAGAAATTGTGGTTACAACTCTTAGTGGGTGTGGTGGTGATATATATGGCGTTTGCTCTGAATCTGCTTCCAGTAATAGATATGGAAAATTTTCTGAACAGAACTTGTTTGATATTGTTATTATTGATGAGGCAGCCCAAGTATGTTTACAGTgtagtactttttttttttacttctttatTGTGGATGACtgaaatgatgaaaattttctGTTGGAATTTACTACTATAGGCTCTTGAACCAGCAACACTAATTCCGCTTCAGCTTCTCAAGTCAAATGGAACCAAGTGTATAATGGTAATGATGTTCGTCATGTTGTATATTTCTCATTGTAGAACTCTGATTACACTTTCAACCTGGTTAATGAGCTTTCATTTTGAAGGTTGGCGATCCCAAGCAGCTTCCTGCTACGGTGCTCTCTAATGTTGCGAGCAAATTTCTCTATGAGTGCAGTATGTTTGAGCGATTACAGAGAGCTGGTCACCCCGTAATAATGCTAAATGAACAGGTAAGGATGGGTTCATGAAAACAATAAGTCTGTAGCTTTACAACTACTTGTTATTGTGACATATTGATGGctatattaatatttaatttatataatcagtTTTTCTCAGTTGACATCTGTTAACATATTCATATATTCTAAAGGTAAATAAATCTTAAAAATGCCATTGAATTTTTCTAATATTCATATAATATCCCTTTTGTCATATTCAAAGCATAATTTTGTTTGGTCTGTGATTGTGAATGTATATAAGAGAGTTCTTGTGTGTCAAAGACACTTATTTCTTATATGATGTTGAgtgttatctttatttttttaatgatcacTGGCTAATGTTTAATAACTAGAAGTATTGCTTAACGAAGTTTAACACATGCATGCTACTAGCATAAACTTATAGATACAAACTAATGCTGTTTTTATGTATTTGTTGTTCAACTAAAGTTATTTTGAGggcatatttattttatttcctgGCATGACTCTGTGATTTGCATTTTTATGCAGTATCGCATGCATCCTGAGATATGCAGATTTCCATCAATGCACTTTTATGAGAACAAGTTACTAAATGGTGCTGAGATGGAAGGCAGGTCAGCTTTATTCCATGAGAATTGTTGTCTTGGTCCCTACATGTTCTTCGATATTGTTGATGGTCACGAACATCATGGAAAGAATTCTGGTTCTGTATCCCTTTATAATGAGGCTGAGGTTGAGGTAGCAGTTGAAATATTGAAATTCTTAAAGAAAAGGTATACATGCTTCTCCTAATTCTTTGAGAAGATCTCATGGTAAATTATGCAGACAGTGATTTTTTGTCATTctttggttttttttatttttgagttagATACCCATCAGAGTTCACATCTCGAAGAATAGGGATTGTAACACCTTATCGGAGTCAGCTTTCATTGTTACGTTCACGTTTTTCCATGGCATTTCAGTCAGATGTTGTATCTGAAATAGAATTTAACACTATTGATGGTTTTCAAGGGCGTGAAGTAGATATTTTAGTACTATCAACTGTGAGAGCTTCTGGTTCTGGTTCTGAACTACCTAAATCTAATTCAAAAGGTATTGGATTTGTTGCTGATGCGAGACGCATGAATGTTGCTTTAACACGAGCAAAAATTTCTTTGTGGATAGTAGGTAATGCCAGGACACTGCAAAGAAATGTCAATTGGGCTGCTCTTATTGAGAATTCTAAAGAGAGAAATTTATTCCGGTCATTTGTTAGGCCATATAGTCATGTCTTTGCTAAAAATTTATCCTC comes from the Musa acuminata AAA Group cultivar baxijiao chromosome BXJ1-10, Cavendish_Baxijiao_AAA, whole genome shotgun sequence genome and includes:
- the LOC103969698 gene encoding uncharacterized protein LOC103969698 isoform X1, whose protein sequence is MARKGCTRRELLDRWSAIQEELDGDDPSPSRERRILRTKEEWFSDSFNFLVDLPAENHIWCDYSDLMGPLLETFHNFFRDTNSVSPLKLLWKRVSRELGHCTQCICQHHQAQEYYNVEYETDSVDPLLTVLHRLDEERVTEHLKDINMRIRCKEYDPESHGTEVVSVMFEVLMFPILLDDQSLVNEFQFFIEAVDESHEVTLSSNQQYPGIYALLFLKGGRARAVGFRLAGCMGKLRRATDLEPLQPLLRKYIGFLEAEILPSTSEVLRPRVQLERINVWNGIKTLLGFLEAEALEDGILEKYPVFLSFVLNHVSDDTPEFSFAVACLRTLFEMLGCKLWLRTTLSPSMMRNTLLGQCFHTLNEKSHKDIFDLFLPFLQSLESLQDGEHEKQRRHFLYFLLHQVTQSRNFSNLMRKNACKIALLIIQRGYSMNPPCPPFECAHMWGPSLVGSLKDSSLHSSLRQPAFDLINTIIISDASALMSLKSKFNDAFHIRANVPQISLDDEDDQLFSYDVEEKDNSCWSEFGVQNKLTSLVCAEWACIPMLWFEALTKVDPSMLPISFSKAVFWALSHISLLEFGSIIEFSSSIEEFLSLNAREILSSFGWEIPTGSDDGGDGKESRNSVRASSMASFLTKTLKRLAAHFVLQIEQHELQKQWTWEPRMAESLILLIIDPDDSIRQADRVILEHVSRTRGLTSGLQFLCSSASSLSAMFSGLRYALQQVPVHLLVTNFHNLHHLFFILRKVLKEVVTSDKKSVKMDTKSTNPLFEGGFLHQPYFENLPDRPPGSSGTIVDMKSWEKFSCFLSAVVWPTIVQCLEEGKELVNSKNCQMTCVRLLETLPVVYEKLSFSLSELSGNLACFTHDIFDLKWFLRLVEWGRSSLIVVSRHWKQCILSLVNYLKSSHTIKTSCNLGAIEAIVSHDTVAVDKLKEKVLQLKISLAEDVVQFYDQKVLRPKTLLSEPSYVKKSSVSETYVCNDQVCSGATFPPQTIGNQDVIILSDDEIEKKVSRDLVITGALPDNHLDSTCLSEDGLKNVPSLKSSGNSQVPSQRANKDVVINSSVSSMVESAVCEGTSSMILPKSIETDGVSQSCNTSDIVSSLKKAKLSSQPFLHQLSSQNYSSELRKDDAVIKELIRQDDDVLERALDRSRHAKLLPAKHSISVPKRQIVQLQLPTKNKFGSLNKTDLGARRLKPPKLDDWYRPILELDYFVLVGLTTDNEDGKSALTNLREIPLCFQSSSHYVEIFRPLVLEEFKAQLHSSYIENSGDDMSCSSICLLSVERVDDFHLIRGCLDGTDTVASRVCAENDLVLLTKEPLQNAAQHVHVLGKVERREKSDKSRSIVLVIRLYLPSSSSRFNKARRLLTERSKWFSSRIMSMTPQLREFQALSSLHDIPMLPIILNPVNHSAGHLASKKVQLDKLSRYMQKMFISSYNGSQIQAISTAIGSSEPKKTLELSLIQGPPGTGKTRTIVAIVSAWLALQKVHKSHCFKTPSAHSIHDKNESSHSKGLISQSAALARAWQDAAFAKQLMKDAEKDSSVPTERPSRGRILICAQSNAAVDELVSRISEGLYGSDGKVFKSYLVRVGNSRTVHPRSLPFFIDTLVEQRLAEEMNNQISGKNDKDVESSSSLRAKLEKVVDSIRLYESKRAKIEENEMNTSSSINNKPSQKGDPLEISDAAIGAKLNILYGQKKAICADLATAQARERKVSEESRSLRHKIRKSILKEAEIVVTTLSGCGGDIYGVCSESASSNRYGKFSEQNLFDIVIIDEAAQALEPATLIPLQLLKSNGTKCIMVGDPKQLPATVLSNVASKFLYECSMFERLQRAGHPVIMLNEQYRMHPEICRFPSMHFYENKLLNGAEMEGRSALFHENCCLGPYMFFDIVDGHEHHGKNSGSVSLYNEAEVEVAVEILKFLKKRYPSEFTSRRIGIVTPYRSQLSLLRSRFSMAFQSDVVSEIEFNTIDGFQGREVDILVLSTVRASGSGSELPKSNSKGIGFVADARRMNVALTRAKISLWIVGNARTLQRNVNWAALIENSKERNLFRSFVRPYSHVFAKNLSSYSESIDSPKMASRSTHRKHSERDNNVGCGTHEARTNAKTGSKIKSKLGRNLDIQTSSNSRDSGLTCSIGSPNLGGSSLSAGESPLQVHACSKDIISKKASRKNKTKKPQKQHEESAHTENILQEQPTCDRLKDETNGNVPLEMDSSIGCLIKKATAARRFSEHAPSSTSSQSSNSPSSRETKRLTSKMAKISSSDTQEPKDLIARRKRQREDIEALLPSALISSKKPGAT